A genomic region of Aspergillus oryzae RIB40 DNA, chromosome 1 contains the following coding sequences:
- a CDS encoding NADH:flavin oxidoreductase/NADH oxidase (NADH:flavin oxidoreductase/12-oxophytodienoate reductase), producing MHTPDYVEPAQGISYFTPAQNPPAGTAANPQTNGQKVPKLFQPFTVRGVTFQNRLGLAPLCQYSAEDGHMTDWHVAHLGGIAQRGPGLMMIEATAVQPEGRITPQDVGLWKDSHIAPMKRVIEFVHSQGQKIGVQIAHAGRKASTIPPWMSGAVVASEQAGGWPENVKGPSDIPFADSFPKPKAMTKADIEEFKNAWAAACKRAIAAGADFIEIHNAHGYLLSSFLSPASNNRTDEYGGSFENRIRLPLEIAQLTRDTVGPDVPVFLRVSASDWLEEVLPEQSFNVNETVKFAQALVAQGAVDLIDISSGGVHAAQKVKSGPGFQVPFAVAVKKAVGDKMLVSAVGAITNGKQANQLLEEEGIDVALVGRGFQKDPGLAWTFAQHLDTEISMANQIRWGFTRRGGTPYIDPSVYKPSIFD from the exons CCCCGCCGGAACAGCCGCCAACCCCCAGACCAACGGCCAAAAGGTCCCTAAGCTCTTCCAGCCCTTCACCGTTCGCGGTGTCACCTTCCAGAACCGCCTGGGT CTGGCCCCATTGTGCCAATACTCCGCCGAAGATGGCCACATGACCGACTGGCACGTCGCGCATCTGGGCGGTATCGCCCAGCGCGGCCCAGGGCTCATGATGATCGAAGCCACGGCCGTACAACCGGAAGGCCGAATCACGCCCCAGGACGTGGGTCTCTGGAAAGACAGCCACATCGCGCCGATGAAGCGCGTCATCGAATTCGTGCACAGCCAGGGCCAGAAGATCGGTGTGCAGATCGCTCACGCAGGTCGCAAGGCCAGTACCATTCCGCCGTGGATGTCGGGCGCTGTCGTCGCCTCCGAGCAAGCGGGCGGATGGCCCGAGAATGTCAAGGGCCCTAGCGATATCCCCTTCGCTGACTCGTTCCCCAAGCCCAAGGCCATGACGAAGGCTGATATTGAGGAGTTTAAGAACGCTTGGGCGGCGGCTTGTAAGCGGGCTATTGCTGCGGGCGCGGATTTCATTGAGATTCATAATGCCCATGGGTATCTGTTGTCGAGTTTCCTGTCGCCGGCGTCGAATAACAGGACCGATGAGTATGGTGGTTCGTTTGAGAATCGGATTCGTCTGCCTTTGGAAATCGCCCAGTTGACTCGCGATACGGTCGGCCCTGATGTTCCTGTTTTCCTGCGTGTGTCTGCCTCCGATTGGCTCGAGGAGGTGCTTCCCGAGCAGAGCTTCAATGTCAACGAGACGGTCAAGTTCGCTCAGGCGCTCGTCGCCCAGGGTGCCGTGGATCTGATCGATATCAGCTCCGGTGGTGTGCACGCCGCGCAGAAGGTCAAGTCCGGTCCTGGATTCCAGGTTCCCTTCGCTGTGGCTGTGAAGAAGGCCGTTGGCGATAAGATGCTTGTTTCCGCCGTCGGTGCCATCACCAACGGTAAGCAGGCCAACCAGTTgctcgaggaggagggtATTGATGTGGCGCTTGTCGGACGTGGATTCCAGAAGGACCCCGGTCTGGCTTGGACTTTCGCCCAGCATCTCGATACCGAGATCTCGATGGCGAATCAGATTCGTTGGGGATTTACCAGACGTGGTGGTACTCCTTATATTGATCCTTCGGTTTACAAGCCGTCGATCTTTGATTAG
- a CDS encoding uncharacterized protein (acyl-CoA oxidase), whose amino-acid sequence MPSPPPAWVQALKPAGPQGSELLAQERAQSNVDVDKLAELLHTKKALDRQQQILSILESDKVFDKSENYTLGRTEKIQRALAKAKRLQQLAVQHKWSQDDYYMANELLSEPTPYGLHASMFLVTLREQTTPEQKKLFLEPASKYEIIGCYAQTELGHGSNVRGLETTATWNPDDKTFTIHSPTLTASKWWIGSLGRTANHAVVMAQLFIGGKNYGPHPFVVQIRDLQTHQPLENIYVGDIGPKFGYNTMDNGFLLFNKVKIPHVNMLARFSSVDKETNKYLRPASHSLLYGTMTWVRSNIVLQAGSVLARGVTIATRYCAVRRQFQDRDGGKDAGENQVLNYKMVQIRLLPLLASMYALHFTGRGMMRLYEENQKRMKGAVEAGQDKRGAGPEQLRAGADLLADLHATSCGLKALASTTAGEGLEICRRACGGHGYSNYSGIGPWYADYLPTLTWEGDNYMLTQQVARYLLKSARAVLAGKGTNNDTSQILQTYLSRREKGASFDILEEDKDIVAAFAWRTAHLTFEALKRRDVEKRSWNSLLVDFWRLSTAHSQYLVVKNFYEAVTSPQLTSELDPETVTLMHKLFRLYSLHTLEREAGEFFSSSAVTTRQISLAQSNAVMKLLDEIRPHAVRLVDAWKFPDWQLDSSLGRYDGEVYPDLFRRASQNPVNDLVFDPYPWNENVLKNSAPKSKL is encoded by the exons atgccttctcctcctcccgcCTGGGTCCAGGCGTTGAAGCCGGCCGGCCCGCAAGGCTCCGAGCTGCTCGCCCAGGAGCGCGCCCAGTCCAACGTCGACGTTGACAAATTGGCCGAATTATTACATACCAAGAAGGCATTGGACAGGCAACAGCAAATTCTGTCCATCCTGGAGTCGGACAAGGTGTTTGATAAATCAGAGAACTACACTTTGGGCCGGACAGAGAAGATTCAAAGAGCGTTGGCCAAGGCGAAGCGTCTGCAGCAATTGGCAGTGCAACACAAGTGGTCTCAAGATGACTACTACATGGCCAACGAGCTCTTGTCGGAGCCAACTCCCTATGGTCTCCACGCCAGTATGTTCTTG GTCACTTTACGGGAACAGACTACCCCtgagcaaaagaagctctTCCTTGAACCAGCTTCGAAATACGAGATCATTGGATGTTACGCACAGACGGAATTGGGCCATGGTTCCAACGTCCGTGGCTTGGAAACAACAGCCACTTGGAACCCTGACGACAAAACTTTCACAATCCACTCTCCTACCCTGACTGCCTCGAAGTGGTGGATCGGCTCTCTGGGTCGCACTGCCAACCATGCCGTGGTTATGGCCCAGCTGTTCATCGGAGGCAAGAACTATGGCCCCCACCCGTTCGTTGTCCAGATTCGTGATCTGCAAACCCACCAGCCTCTGGAGAATATCTACGTCGGAGACATCGGTCCTAAGTTCGGCTATAA CACGATGGACAATGGTTTCCTGCTGTTCAACAAGGTCAAGATTCCTCACGTCAACATGCTGGCCCGTTTCTCCAGCGTCGATAAAGAGACCAACAAGTATCTGCGCCCGGCGTCTCACTCGCTCTTATACGGTACCATGACCTGGGTCCGCTCCAACATTGTGCTGCAGGCCGGTAGTGTCTTGGCTCGCGGCGTCACCATCGCCACCCGTTATTGCGCTGTCCGTCGGCAGTTCCAGGACCGCGATGGCGGTAAAGACGCTGGAGAAAACCAGGTCCTGAACTATAAGATGGTCCAGAtccgtctccttcctttGCTCGCTTCCATGTATGCTCTGCACTTTACCGGTCGCGGTATGATGCGGCTCTATGAGGAGAACCAGAAGCGAATGAAGGGCGCCGTTGAGGCTGGTCAGGACAAGAGAGGCGCAGGCCCTGAGCAGCTTAGGGCCGGTGCCGACCTGCTGGCAGATCTCCACGCCACTTCCTGCGGACTGAAGGCACTCGCTAGTACCACTGCCGGAGAGGGTCTCGAAATTTGTCGTCGGGCTTGTGGTGGCCACGGATACAGCAATTACAGCGGCATTGGACCGTGGTATGCGGACTACCTTCCCACGCTGACCTGGGAGGGTGACAACTACATGTTGACACAACAGGTTGCAAGATAT CTCTTGAAATCCGCCCGTGCCGTCCTTGCCGGAAAGGGAACCAACAACGACACGTCCCAGATTCTGCAGACATATCTCTCTCGTCGGGAGAAGGGCGCTTCTTTTGACATCCTGGAAGAGGACAAGGACATTGTTGCTGCCTTTGCCTGGCGTACCGCACATCTCACCTTCGAGGCCCTGAAGCGCCGAGACGTTGAGAAGCGGTCATGGAACAGCCTGCTGGTCGACTTCTGGCGACTGTCGACCGCGCACTCGCAGTACCTCGTGGTCAAGAACTTCTACGAGGCGGTCACTTCGCCCCAGCTGACATCCGAGCTGGATCCTGAGACTGTGACCCTGATGCACAAGCTCTTCCGCCTGTACTCTCTGCACACTCTCGAGCGTGAGGCCGGTGagttcttctcgtccagtGCCGTCACCACCCGCCAGATCTCGCTGGCGCAGTCGAACGCTGTGATGAAGCTTCTGGACGAGATCCGGCCCCATGCCGTTCGTCTCGTCGATGCCTGGAAGTTCCCTGACTGGCAGCTCGACAGCAGTCTGGGCCGCTACGATGGTGAAGTCTACCCGGATCTGTTCCGACGTGCTTCTCAGAACCCGGTCAACGACCTGGTATTCGATCCCTACCCATGGAATGAGAACGTGCTGAAGAACAGCGCACCCAAGAGCAAgctttaa
- a CDS encoding putative aldo-keto reductase (YakC) (predicted oxidoreductases (related to aryl-alcohol dehydrogenases)), with translation MVKTLPFAANLEVPTPGFGAMGLSFGLGSNLSLEEAEPVLLKAIELGCTFWDTAVVYQAGVNEKLLGDFIRKHNVRDKVFIASKCGFNVFGDGSVTNSAAHIKEYIEGTIQRLGFTPDLYYLHRIDPKTPLEESIPALDEIRKAGKTKYIGLSECSAATLRKANSIAKIDAIQAEYSAFETLHETDGLIDTARELNIAYVAYSPLGHGWLVDNFPYKTPDDFAPDDFRRKSPKFQGENFYKNRAIVDEIKKLAARKGCAISQIALAWVAAQGFIAIPGTTKAGRLEENWASREIELTEEEKLEMRRIIDAAKPHGNRYGPAHQAMVGH, from the exons ATGGTCAAGACACTCCCCTTTGCTGCCAACCTCGAAGTGCCCACCCCAGGCTTTGGGGCAATGGGTCTCAGCTTCGGTCTGGGTAGCAATCTATCACTCGAAGAAGCCGAGCCCGTGCTCCTGAAAGCAATTGAACTGGGGTGTACATTCTGGGATACAGCT GTCGTCTATCAAGCCGGTGTTAACGAGAAACTTCTCGGTGACTTTATCCGGAAACATAACGTCCGTGACAAGGTTTTCA TCGCCTCGAAATGCGGCTTCAATGTCTTCGGAGACGGAAGCGTCACCAACTCCGCCGCACACATTAAGGAGTACATCGAGGGTACCATTCAACGACTAGGCTTCACCCCCGATCTATACTATCTGCATCGGATTGATCCCA AAACCCCATTGGAAGAATCCATCCCAGCCCTCGACGAAATCCGCAAAGCCGGCAAAACCAAATACATCGGTCTCTCTGAATGTTCGGCAGCGACACTCCGTAAAGCCAATTCCA TCGCCAAAATCGACGCCATCCAAGCCGAGTACTCAGCCTTCGAAACCCTCCACGAAACAGACGGTCTTATCGATACAGCCCGAGAACTCAACATAGCTTACGTGGCTTACAGTCCCCTAGGTCATGGGTGGCTGGTTGATAACTTCCCATATAAGACCCCGGATGACTTTGCGCCGGATGATTTCCGTCGTAAAA GTCCCAAATTCCAAGGCGAAAACTTCTACAAAAACCGCGCAATCGTAGACGAAATCAAGAAACTCGCTGCTCGGAAGGGCTGCGCCATTAGTCAAATTGCGCTGGCCTGGGTTGCTGCGCAAGGATTCATCGCTATCCCCGGAACGACGAAGGCTGGTCGATTGGAGGAGAACTGGGCTTCGAGGGAGATTGAGTTgacggaggaggagaagttggagatgaggaggattATTGATGCTGCGAAGCCGCATGGGAATCGGTATGGGCCTGCGCATCAGGCTATGGTTGGGCATTAg